CTCGAAGTTGCGGTTGAAGGTGCGGGCCGACACGCCGCCGGAGGTGGGCGAGCCGCCGATGCCGATGCAGGGGCCGCAGGCGCATTCGAGCATGCGCGCGCCCGCGTCCAGCAGGGGCTCGATCAGGTTCTCGGCGGCCAGCATCTTCACCACCTGCTTGGAGCCGGGGGCGATGAGCAGGTCGGTGGCAGGGTCGATGCGCTTGCCGGCCAGCATCTGCGCCACAGTCTTGAGGTCGGAGTAGGAGGAGTTCGTGCAGGAGCCGATGGCGGACTGGTCCACCTTCATCCCGGCCAGGCTCTTGATGGTGGCGGCGCGGTCCGGCATGTGCGGCTGGGCGGCCATGGGCTCCAGCTTGGAAAGGTCGATGACGATGACCTCGTCATAGGCGGCCGAGGGGTCGGCCTTGAGGGGCACGTAGTCCTCGGGGCGGCCCATGGCGGCCAGGAACTTCTTGGTCACCGCGTCGGAGGGGAACAGCGAGCCCGTGGCCCCCAGCTCCGCGCCCATGTTGGTGATGGTGGCGCGCTCCGGCACGGAGAGCGTGGCCACGCCGGGCCCGGCGTACTCGAACACCTTGCCCACGCCGCCCTTCACCGTGAGCATGCCCAGCAGGTGCAGGATGATGTCCTTGGCGGTGGCCCAGCCGGTGAGCTCGCCCTCGAGCTGCACCTTAACGACCTTGGGCATGGTGATGTAGTAGGCCTCGCCCGCCATGGCCAGGGCCACGGAGAGACCGCCCGCGCCCATGGAGAGGCTGCCCACGCCGCCCGCGGTGGGGGTGTGGGAGTCGGAGCCGATGAGGGTGGCGCCGGGCTTGGCGAAGTTCTCGAGGTGCAGCTGGTGGCAGATGCCGGTGCCCGGGGGGGAGTACACGGCGCCGTACTTGGCGGCCACGGTGCGCAGGAACTGGTGGTCGTCGGGGTTGCGGAAGCCCTGCTGCATGGTGTTGTGGTCCACGTAGCTGACGGAAAGCTCTGTCTTCACCCGGGGCACTCCGATGGCCTCGAACTGAAGCCAGGCCATGGTGCCGGTGGCGTCCTGGGTGAGGGTCTGGTCGATGCGCAGCCCGATCTCGTTGCCGGGCTTCATTTTACCGCTCAGCAGGTGCGCGGCGATGATCTTCTGAGTGATGTTCTTGCCCATGGGTGTCCTCGCGTATGCGTGAAAGTTGGCACATGTGCCTTCTGTTTTCCCGAAATGTCAAGGCCGGCCCCGCTGGGGACGCCCGCCCATGCCCCTTCTGCGCCCGGGCGGCGAACACTCCTTCAGCCGAAGCGCAGGCGGCTGATGCGGCCCTTGCGGAACTTGATCTCGAATTCCAGGCGCAGCTTCTCCTGCCTGGCGGCGTGGATCTCGCCCGCGTGAGAGACGCCCGCGGACGGGTCCTCGGCGGCCATGAGACGCTTGATCTCGGCGCTCACGGCTTCCATCTCGGCCTGGAAGGAGGCGATCTCCCTTTCGGCTTCCGCTATCTGATCCCTGATGTCGTCGTTCATGTCGAACCCCGTGGAATGAAAAAAGGGAGGCGCCGGATGGCGCCTCCCCGGATTCGGCGTGAGCCGAAATCAACTATTTCTGCTTGGCGTGTTCGCCGGAGGCGGCGCGCTGCATCTTGACCTCGACCTTCTCGGTCAGGCCTTCATAGTACTCGCGCAGGATCACCAGGCACTCGTCGCGGCCGAAGTGATCGGGGATGGCTTCGCCTTCGGACAGCATCTTGCGCAGCTTGGTGCCGGACAGGATGACGCGGTCTTCCTTGGTGTGCGGGCAGGTGCGCAGGGAGGCCATGCCGTCGCACTTGAAGCAGTAGAAGGTCCAGTCGATGTTCATGTTCTGGCAGAGCAGGGCCTTGCCAGGCTCGACGGCGCAAGCGGCCTCGGGGGTCGCGTAGGGGATGCGCTTGAAGATCTCCTGAGCCTCGAACATGCCGTAGAAGTCGCCGACGCCGGCGTGGTCACGGCCGATGATCATGTTGTTGATGCCGAAGTTCTGGCGGAAGGTGGCGTGCAACAGGCCTTCGCGGGGACCGGCGTAGCGCATGTCCAGGGGGTAGCCGGCCTGGATCACGTGGTCCTTCACGAAGTAGTGCTCGACCAGGGTGTCGATGGCGCGCACGCGCACTTCAGCCGGGATGTCGCCGGGCTTCAGGTTGCCGATCAGGGAGTGGATGACCACGCCGTCGCACACTTCAACGGCGATCTTGGCCAGGAACTCGTGGGAGCGGTGCATGGGGTTGCGCAGCTGCAGAGCGGCGACCTTGCCCCAGCCCTTGGCGTCCATCTCGGCGCGCAGGTCGGCGGGACGCTTGTACACGCCCTTGTACTTGGTGGGGTAGTTGCCCTCGGAGAGCACCTTCACGGGGCCGGCCAGGTTCACGGGCTTCTGGCCCATGACCATCTGCACGCCGGGGTGGTCCTTCAGAGCGGTCTCCCAGAAGCAGTCGTCGGCGGAGTCGGGACCGGCGCCCTTGAACACCTGGTAGCACTCCCACTTCTTCTCTTCTTCGGTCAGGGTGTACTGCTCGGTGACGGTCATGATGGCCATGATGGTGCCGTCTTCGGTCGCCAGGGCGATTTCCTGACCGGCCTTGATGCCGGAGGCATCTTCGGCGGAGACGGAGCAGGTGACGGGCACGGGCCAGAAGGTGCCGTCCTTCAGGGTCATCTTCTCGCACACGGACTTCCAGTCGGCCTTGTCCATGAAGTAGGTGATCGGCGAGAAGCCGCCGATGCCCATCATGATCAGGTCGCCCTTTTCACGGGGGGAGATGGTGACTTTCTTCAGCGTGGCAGCCTTCTTCAAGGCCTCTTCGCGCTCAGCGCCTTCCAGAAGACAAATGGTGAGGCCTTTGCCACCATGCGGGGGAACCAGTCTGGACATGTTCGTTTCCTCTCCTTTACGGATAGTGTGGTTTTCTACGATGCCGCCCAGGCCGCGATGCGGCCGCCTCGCGCTCGCTCCCGGGAGGGTTCGAAACGCTATGATAAAAAATTCACGTGCAGTTCGTATTGTGAAAAAAATGGCGATTTGTCAACCGGAATCGCGCCGCGCTCGCCCGCGTGTTTCACCGGCTCTATGTCGCACACATCCGGCCCCGGATACAAGCGACTTTTGCGCTTCGCGGAGCCCCGTAGACGCAAAGATCCGCCTTAACGGGGGGGCTTCTCGCAGCGCATCTCCACCACGGGCTCCTCGCCGAGGGTGACGTACGCCATGCAGGGGCTCTGCGGGGAGAGGCTGCCCGGGTTGACCACCAGGGTGTCGCCGAAGCGGATGTTGGTCTGGCGGTGGGTGTGTCCGAAAAGTATCAGATCGAAGCCGGGGCCGAAGGCCTCGGGCAGGCGCGCGGGGAGCGAGGGCCTGTCGCCCCATCCGTGGGTCACGCCCACGCTGAATCCGCCCAGGGTCAGGCGCAGCATGGCGGGCAGCTCCTGCGAGAGCCGCCACTCGCAGCAGTTGCCCGCCACGGCGTGGAAGTTGGGGTGGTTGCGCTCCATGTAGGCGTACATCTCCCAGCCCACGATGTCGCCGCAGTGGATGAGGGCGTCCGCGCCCTGCAGATGCCGCTCGAAGAACTCCATGAACCAGGGGGTCGGCGCGCTCAGGTGCGTGTCGGATATGACTGCCAGCCTCACGGGGCTACTCCTTTCCGTTCTTGCGTTCCCACCAGCAGGCGTCGGGGCCGAGGAACCACCAGTCGGTGTGGTCCGTGGTCATGATGGCTTCGGCCAGCTCCCGGCCCTGCGGGGTCCGCAGCCGCTGCGCGGCGCACTCCAGCCATTTGACGGCGTAGGGGTTGCCCAGGTCCTTGGCTTCCTTGAGGTTGACCATCAGGTCCAGCTGGTCCGCGTCCTGGGCGAGGGATGCCTCCAGGCTCTGGGCCTCTTCCAACTCGTCGTGCAGCTCGAGCACCGGCTGGGAGAGGCCCGTGCCCTTGAGGCCGTCGGCCAGGGCGCGGCGCGCGTCGTGGGTGTTGTAGAGCTTGTTCACGTAGTTGAAGTCGCCGGTGCGGGCCTCGTGCACGTCGTGGAAGAGGCAGAGCAGCACGGTCCTGCCCGGGTCGGCCCCGGCCATGCGCGCCAGGGCGTAGCCAATGACCGCGGCGCCGAAGGAGTGCTCGGCCACGTTCTCGGCCCCTGAGCCGAGGAACTGGTAGCCCGTGCGCGGAGTGCGCCGCAGCATGCTGACTTCAAACAGGAAGTCCGCCAGACGCGTCATGCGTTCGCGGTCGGACATGTCCACTTCGGGGGGGGATATCTTGTTCATCTTGGTTCCCGTGGGGAGGGGCCGGGCCGGGCGCCGCCGGCGGAGGTCTTCCGCTCCGCGCCCCAAGCACAACGAGGGAACGCTCGCGCGTCCCCTCGCGGGTGAGGCGTATACGGCCTCGGCTGCTTCGCTCAAAGGCAACGCCACATGGCGAGGCCAGGGCTACATGGTGAGGCCAGGGCTCTTGCGGCCGATGGAGTAGTTCAGGTTGGCGATGGCGATCTGGTAGTCGGTCAGGGCCTGGGTGAGCTGGAACTCGGCGCGCGACACGCGGGACTGGGCGTCCAGCACGTCGGTGTTGGTGCCCACCTGGGCCTGGTAGCGGGCCACGGCCATGCGGTAGCCCTCGTTGGCGGCGTTGAGGCCGACTTTGGCCACGTTGATGCGCTTGGCCGCGTCCTGGATGTTCAAATACTGGGTCTTCACGTCTGCGCCCACGTCCAGGCGCAGCTTGGCCAGGTCGGCCTGGAGCTTCTTCACGTTGTCGGTGGCCTGGCGGTAGCTGAAGATGGTGTTGCCGAAGTCCCAGGCTTTCCAGGTGAAGTTGATCTGGAACTGGTGGCTGTCCGTGAAGGAGACGTTACGGTCGCGCAGGTCCCAGGAGTCGCCCTGCTTGATGTAGTCGTAGCTGGCGGAGAGCTGGGGCAGCGCGCCGCTCAGGGTGATGGTGGCGTCCTTGCCGGCGATCTCGACCGATTTCAGGGCGATGGAGATGTCGGGGCGCTGCTTGTAAGCCTCGTCCAGGGCCTGCTGCAGGGTGTAGTTGAAGGGGATCTGGCTCAGCTCGCCCAGGTAGTCGACCGGCTGGTCCAGGGGGATGTTCAGCAGGGAATTGAGCTGGGCCAGCTGGATCTCCACGGAGTTCTGCGCGGCCAGCAGGGCCTGTTCGGCGCTGGCCAGGTCGGCCTCGGCCTGGAGCACGTCCAGGCGGGGGCGCAGGCCCACGTCGTAGAAGGCGCGGGTGACCTTCAGCTGGGACTGCAGGCGGGCCACCGAATCCT
Above is a window of Fundidesulfovibrio soli DNA encoding:
- a CDS encoding aconitate hydratase; the encoded protein is MGKNITQKIIAAHLLSGKMKPGNEIGLRIDQTLTQDATGTMAWLQFEAIGVPRVKTELSVSYVDHNTMQQGFRNPDDHQFLRTVAAKYGAVYSPPGTGICHQLHLENFAKPGATLIGSDSHTPTAGGVGSLSMGAGGLSVALAMAGEAYYITMPKVVKVQLEGELTGWATAKDIILHLLGMLTVKGGVGKVFEYAGPGVATLSVPERATITNMGAELGATGSLFPSDAVTKKFLAAMGRPEDYVPLKADPSAAYDEVIVIDLSKLEPMAAQPHMPDRAATIKSLAGMKVDQSAIGSCTNSSYSDLKTVAQMLAGKRIDPATDLLIAPGSKQVVKMLAAENLIEPLLDAGARMLECACGPCIGIGGSPTSGGVSARTFNRNFEGRSGTQDAKVYLVSPQTAAMAALNGQFTDPATWGTPPAKVTMPKKVPSIRQLFIFPPEDGSKIEVRRGPNIVALQRFEKAAEAVSGKVALKVGDDITTDHILPGGSQVMSLRSNIPAISEHVFINVDKEFVPRIKQMGGGVIVGGENYGQGSSREHAALAPRHLGVKAVIVKSLARIHRANLVNFGILPLLFVDKDDYDKLAQGSEITIPVAKMKPGKPVEAVVDQKAKIKLTNDLTAKELDIILAGGLLNAVGGSGH
- the sat gene encoding sulfate adenylyltransferase; its protein translation is MSRLVPPHGGKGLTICLLEGAEREEALKKAATLKKVTISPREKGDLIMMGIGGFSPITYFMDKADWKSVCEKMTLKDGTFWPVPVTCSVSAEDASGIKAGQEIALATEDGTIMAIMTVTEQYTLTEEEKKWECYQVFKGAGPDSADDCFWETALKDHPGVQMVMGQKPVNLAGPVKVLSEGNYPTKYKGVYKRPADLRAEMDAKGWGKVAALQLRNPMHRSHEFLAKIAVEVCDGVVIHSLIGNLKPGDIPAEVRVRAIDTLVEHYFVKDHVIQAGYPLDMRYAGPREGLLHATFRQNFGINNMIIGRDHAGVGDFYGMFEAQEIFKRIPYATPEAACAVEPGKALLCQNMNIDWTFYCFKCDGMASLRTCPHTKEDRVILSGTKLRKMLSEGEAIPDHFGRDECLVILREYYEGLTEKVEVKMQRAASGEHAKQK
- a CDS encoding metallophosphoesterase family protein; this translates as MRLAVISDTHLSAPTPWFMEFFERHLQGADALIHCGDIVGWEMYAYMERNHPNFHAVAGNCCEWRLSQELPAMLRLTLGGFSVGVTHGWGDRPSLPARLPEAFGPGFDLILFGHTHRQTNIRFGDTLVVNPGSLSPQSPCMAYVTLGEEPVVEMRCEKPPR
- a CDS encoding HD domain-containing protein translates to MNKISPPEVDMSDRERMTRLADFLFEVSMLRRTPRTGYQFLGSGAENVAEHSFGAAVIGYALARMAGADPGRTVLLCLFHDVHEARTGDFNYVNKLYNTHDARRALADGLKGTGLSQPVLELHDELEEAQSLEASLAQDADQLDLMVNLKEAKDLGNPYAVKWLECAAQRLRTPQGRELAEAIMTTDHTDWWFLGPDACWWERKNGKE
- a CDS encoding TolC family protein, with product MDLEKSVSRAVQANPQMQSAKQQIYGAIEGVRAATAAFAPTGTVNYVSTASSSRTPVTVTQNVNGQNTAIGTTARWGDKYMATLDLNINQPLFTGFRLLSSYQRAKLSKDQADALYQRTELLLTRSVQTAFLNLLKARSDVKSNQDSVARLQSQLKVTRAFYDVGLRPRLDVLQAEADLASAEQALLAAQNSVEIQLAQLNSLLNIPLDQPVDYLGELSQIPFNYTLQQALDEAYKQRPDISIALKSVEIAGKDATITLSGALPQLSASYDYIKQGDSWDLRDRNVSFTDSHQFQINFTWKAWDFGNTIFSYRQATDNVKKLQADLAKLRLDVGADVKTQYLNIQDAAKRINVAKVGLNAANEGYRMAVARYQAQVGTNTDVLDAQSRVSRAEFQLTQALTDYQIAIANLNYSIGRKSPGLTM